The genomic DNA atactacaacaggaaggtcaagccaagatctttccaagagggcgaccttgtgctccgactgatccagcggacagccggccagcacaagctgtcggcaccttgggaaggcccctttattgtcagcaaggtgttgggcaatgactcctactacctgctcgatgctcagaagccccgagctcgcaagagagacgactccggcaaagagtcggaatgaccatggaacgcaaacctccttcgaaggttttacagttgattcagtatgtatcacactacccctttgtattaaagtaccaagacttcgggccccccgagacgagctcggggactgccccttttgattatctgtatgatGAGAATTATGCCGTCAAGTATGCTACTTCTTGCTATGCCGCTTggcgccgggttcgactagtcggcccgaggATTCGCCGTCTGGCGCTATGAAATGTTTCCTGAAGTCGAacaagtagtgtgcggcgcctaagCTGTCTCCTGCTAGAagtcgcagctcgcagagcgactgtttggtaagcaggagtaaggatgaatggacgtccacacgaaaaatggctaaggacccaaaacaTCAACATAGCTTAAGCCGGTTTCCAGCCCCCCTTTCTTACAAGCCGGCTCACGAGTATTCGGCTTactgctttctatccaacttgttaaataaactccaaagaaaggcaagtacttgctttccccaaagtagccaggcatttggcccaacggcagtccgcagagcggtctGCCGGCTGGCAAAGCGgcaactaggggaaggcggcaaaggaaaaagccaaaggagcaatgagcaaggaaaaataggactcggattaatatttacataagcaTAGGCCCATTGGCCGAATCTTCAGACAGAAGTTTAACATACACCCTAAGGGTgaaattgtgcaaattaacaaatTCATCAAAGACCTTCTAGAATAGATAAATAAAGCCAGAAGGCAGCCtaaggagcagcagacgggttcggagggtcggaggagacggcggtgtcaggcgccggggcagtcggctgggcagtctcggcttgatcgccgccagcGGCAGTTGGCCCGGTCGAacgcggctcgttgctagaggcgcggtcgagctgaggctggtcgcccgctccaccttctggcacctccgtctcgccttcgtcctccgccttgccttcttcctcggtgctggagtcaatcacctccgccgagtcctcgccatattccgggttcatcccaaaccactccggcggcacttcctcgccgccttcagcccgctcggggatgAAGCCACTGGTGTCtatgtactcggcgatggccgtcgcatgctcgacaagggcgccctccacagcctccagctctgcctgggcctctgaccggaatgcggccagacggtccaggtccagccccgaataccacgccttgacgaactccaaggcccagcgcgctccggcccgggccgaggaacccttccaagcttcaaCACGGCCGacggcgacttccagccagtcggcggaccgactggcggtgcgcagagccggcatgtctggccacaaagcggcaaccgcctgggcgccgacacgctgaagccggcgcatccgtcggtgggccggacgaagacgagcctcgatgctcagaagctgctcatcaacGGTCAAGGGAGCGTTGGCGGCAATCACCTCACcgtttgcccttcgcgcctcacgatcagcctcgatagccagagggactgcctgcgagtggccagggaagaagtctgccaagacaaaagaagaagcaagtcgaaaaatcagaagtcagACTGACACATAGTCGGAAATTCAAAGAAAGAAAACTCACCATCGACGATAtcctcaatctcgtggaagccggaagtcagcatcgcctccctgtcggtccaggatgagcgctcgctctcgaactcggccaggagagcagcctccttcttctcggcctcgtcctgcgccttcttgagcagctccttctgcttgGCCAGCTGCGCAGTAAGCAGATCGCGCTCCGCAGCGAGTTtgttgcactcctcctccttgacgcGCAAGGCAGGGTTAACTtcacccagctgctcctgaagagtagcgttggcccctgaagaacaaaaaaaagagacaaataagtcgtcagcaaagaaggtcGCCGGAAATATCCGGCCCGACTCCTCAACAGTCGGCcctaatctcggggactacagcccgcgggtgcgccagcgcgcccccgcgaaaaaagaagaacaagaaaggaAAACGTCGAAGTCGTTAACAAAGAAGAtcaccgggaagatccggcccgactgctcagtagtcggcccgaatctcgtggactacagcccgcgggtgcgccagcgcgccccgcgAAGAAGAGAGGGAAAAGAACTTACTCCGACTCTCCGTCAAGTCGGCAGCCCGCTTACTCAACtcttcaacattgcggttgaaggcagtggcgcggaggttgtgatactcctgtaaACAACGATGTCAGACAAAATAAGTACTtcgaactcgccagagggagttctaagccgcctgctcagcagccggcccaaaagtcaaagactacacccagtgggtgcactggcgcgcccccacagagaaaaacaagaatcaaaaagaagaaggaaacgtactcggacggcctccgcgctgccagatgcgccctggtgcaagtttgaagggTGTCGCCTTCAGCATACAActtcgcctgaacgtccagaagcgcTTGATTCAGCGGCCCAGTGGCGCCTCCACGCAACCACCCGATGGACGCGGCGCTAGTTGCCTCAGCGTCTAGGgctgccgagctggcggcgccggtctcccgaggtcgcggcgccgaggtcgccctctcaagacggcggcgcaccggCGAGGCGGCTTGGAGAAGCAGCCTCGCCTCGGACTCGTCCGCGGTCGGCGGCTCCGGCGGACCCGCCGGCTGTTTGCCATGCGGTCTCCCAGACGacagtggaggcggcggtggcggcacgagagtgtccgacatggaggcctcg from Triticum aestivum cultivar Chinese Spring unplaced genomic scaffold, IWGSC CS RefSeq v2.1 scaffold102352, whole genome shotgun sequence includes the following:
- the LOC123176683 gene encoding uncharacterized protein (The sequence of the model RefSeq protein was modified relative to this genomic sequence to represent the inferred CDS: added 141 bases not found in genome assembly); its protein translation is MSLGEGRGSFEQDRIAADALNRCSCTSSTASSSARPWSTHARTTELQEYHNLRATAFNRNVEELSKRAADLTESRRANATLQEQLGEVNPALRVKEEECNKLAAERDLLTAQLAKQKELLKKAQDEAEKKEAALLAEFESERSSWTDREAMLTSGFHEIEDIVDDFFPGHSQAVPLAIEADREARRANGEVIAANAPLTVDEQLLSIEARLRPAHRRMRRLQRVGAQAVAALWPDMPALRTASRSADWLEVAVGRVEAWKGSSARAGARWALEFVKAWYSGLDLDRLAAFRSEAQAELEAVEGALVEHATAIAEYIDTSGFIPERAEGGEEVPPEWFGMNPEYGEDSAEVIDSSTEEEGKAEDEGETEVPEGGAGDQPQLDRASSNEPRSTGPTAAGGDQAETAQPTAPAPDTAVSSDPPNPSAAP